Within the Pseudarthrobacter sp. W1I19 genome, the region CGCAGGCCCGCGGGAGAACAACGCCCCAAACAACACCACCAACATCACCGTTGCCCTTGATGGAACCGGCGACTTTGGCAGCCTGCAGGCCGCGATCGGCTCCATCCCCAGCGGCAGCACCCTCCCCCGCACCATCACCGTCAAACCCGGCACCTACCGGGAATCGGTGAACATCTGGGCGGACCGTCCGAACCTGACCCTGCAGGGCGCAACAGCCAACCCGGCCGACGTCGTCATCAGCTACGACCTGCCGGCCAACGGCGCGAAGTTCTTTGGCGGCACCTGGGGCGCGGGCGGCAGCGCCACCCTTAACGTCCTCGCCGAGGGCACCACCATCCGGAACCTCACCGTGGAAAACGCTTATGACGAGGCCGCCAACGGAGGAAGCCAGGCGCTCGCCGTTCGGACTGTGGCGGACCGGGTAACGTTCGACGGCACCCGCTTCCTGGGCAACCAGGACACCTACCTGGCGGACACCACCGGCCGCGACGCCACTGCCCGCACCTATCTCAGGAACTGCTATATCGAGGGCGACGTGGACTTCATTTACGGCCGGGGAACGGCGGTCCTGGACAGCTGCACCATCCATTCCCTGGACCGCGGCAGCGACACCAACAACGGCTACATCGTGGCCCCGAGCACCAAGAACTCCAACCCGTACGGCATCCTGATCGCCAACAGCACCCTGACCTCCGATGCCGCCCCGGGCACCGTCAGCCTCGGGCGCCCCTGGTTCGCCAGCAGCGATCCGGACGCCCACCCGATGGCCGTCATCCGGGACTCCGTCCTGGGCAGCCACATCGCGGTCCGCGGCTGGGCCGACATGAGCGGGCATGCCTGGACCGAGGGCAGGTTTGCCGAATTCAACAACACCGGCCCGGGCGCTTACGTCAATGAATTCCACCCGCATCTCAGCCCGGAAGGGTCCGCCAAGTTCACCGTGGAAACCTTCCTCGGCGACTGGACCCCGGCGGGACGTGGTTGAGATGGCTGAAGCATCGGGAATGAGCGTCCGACGGCGGAGCCTCCTTGCGGCGGGCCTGGCAGGTGGCGCTGTGGTCGCGTCCGGCCTGCTGGGCCCGGCAGCCAGGGCCGGGGGGCCCGTGGGACTGGACGCCGCCGTCGGCTCCAACGGCTTTGCCGAAGCCGGGCTTCCAGTGGGCCAGGCTCTTGGCGGTAACGCCTGGGCCGGAGCACCGACGGGCTATGCCGGCGTCGCAGCCCATGGCCGCGAAGGCGCTACCGGCGGGACAGGAGGGGCTCTGGTCCACGCATTTACCCCGGACCAGCTCCGCACCTATGCCAAGAGCCCTGACCCGCTGGTGGTGATCCTGCACGGCGAACTGGCCTTCCCTCATTATGAAAAGCTGACGGTGACATCCAACAAGTCCTTCCTGGGGGCTGGCGTTGGAACTGCAGTGGTGAATGCCGGGTTCAAACTGGTGTACGTCTCCAACGTGGTGTTCCGGAACTTCACCGTGCGGGATTCCTACATCCCGGGTGATTTCGAGGGAAAACGCCCCGATAATGACCGGGACGGGATCCAGATGGACACCTCCACGCACGTCTGGGTGGACCACATGCACTTCACCCGGCTGGGCGACGGCCTGGTGGACATCCGGAAGGACTGCGACAACGTCACCCTGTCCTGGAACGTTTTCTCAGATCACAACAAGGCGCTGGGCGAAGGATGGACCTCCAACGTGGTCACCCGGCTCACCCTGCACCACAACTGGATCCGGAACACCCACCAGCGCAACGCCAGCCTGGACAACACCGCGGCGTCCCATGTTTACAACAACTACCTGGAGGACATCTCCAGCTACGGGATGCTGGGGCGCAACGCGGCCCTGCTGGTGGTGGAGGGCAACTACTTCCGGGACGTCCGGAACCCGCTCCATCACCAGGGGACGGGCGGTGAACTGGTGGCGCGGGACAACATCTTTGAAGCATGCACCGGCAACACCGGCCAGGAACGCGGGCCCGCCTTTGATCCATCGGCGGCGTATTCCTACGAGCTCGCGCCAACACCGGCTGTGCCGTCACTCGTCCGCAGCTTCGGCGGTCCGCTGGGCGGGACGGCACCCGCGGCCGCACGCGTCATCACCGTGGCCCTGGACGGCAGCGGGGATTACGCAAGCATCCGGGCGGCCGTGGGGGCGATCCCTTCCAACAACGCCGGTCCGGTTACGGTGCTGGTCCAGCCAGGCACCTACCGAGAGCCCGCCGTGATTTGGGGCGACAGGCGCAACGTCACCTTGGCGGGGGCCACCGGAAATGCCGCCGACGTGGTGCTGACCAACAGCGAGGGCGTCACCCTGCTCGTGGCCGCTGACCAAACCACAGTCAAGGACCTGACGGTCACATCGGACACCCCGCAGGGCGGCAACGTCCTGCGCACCACCGGCAGTAACGTGTCCTACTCCAACGTCACGGTTCTCAACGGAACATCTGGATAAGGGCTGGCCAACGTTCTTGAACTGCTACTAGTCTTCAAGAACGGCCCGCAACCGGGAGCCCCAAGGCAATCACGAGGAGCGAAGTTGTCCAACCACACGTACAGCATTTCTGAAATTGTCGGCACGTCGGATCAGGGAGTGGACGACGCCGTCCGCAACGGTATCGCCAAGGCCTCCCAGACACTGCGCAACCTTGACTGGTTCGAAGTGAAAGAAATCCGGGGGCACCTGGAAGACGGCAAGATCGCTGACTGGCAGGTGACCATCAAGCTCGGCTTCCGGCTCGAAGAACAGTAATTTCGAAGACAACTGACCCGCAGTAAACGTCGCGAAACCCGAAACACGGACGTTATCTGCGGGTCAGTTGGGGTTAAGCAGGACCTAGTTAGCCGAGACAGTGCCCGCTGTCCGCCGCCGCCACACGGTGGGGACGCCGTCGAACGCTGGAAACACGTGGCCTTCGAAGAAGGACAGCACGGTGTGCGGATCGTGGTCGGGGCTCCAGAGACCGGACACGGGGCAGTGTGAGCCGGTGGCGGTGGAGGGAGTGCCGGCGGGCGAGGCCTGGCGTTCCTTGAGCAGTGCGATGCGTTTCATCGTTGAGACCATCCTTGGGTAAGCAGTTCGTGCTTCCAGCCTAGGAAGGCGGCAACAGCTTCCCAATGGGCTCCTGGCCAGAATCAGCGTGCGGAGCTGGCCAAATGTACAGCGACGTTTTACTCGCCGGTTTCCACAACGGCGGCCGGAGCCTCCGCCGTCGGAAACTGCGGCTGCCCGTTGCCGGCGTCGGCGTCGGCTCCAAGGCTGCCCAGCAAGGCGAGGGCATCCGACGACGGCGAGCCGGGCCGGGCGGAATAGATCCGAAGCGTCTGGTCGGGATCGTCCGGGAGGACGAGGCTTTCAAAGTTCAGTTCGAGGTCCCCGACAGCGGGGTGGTGCAGGCGTACTGTCCCGGCGGACCGGCTGGCCACGCGGTGGCCCGCCCACCATTGCCGGAAGTGTTCGCTGTTGACCGCCAGTTCACCCACCAGCTGGTTGGCCTGCGGGTCATTCGGGTGCCGGCCAACATCGAGGCGGAGCGCTCCTGCGGCCTCTGCGGCCACCGCCTTCCAGTCGCGGAACAGGTCCCGGGCGGCGGGGTCGAGAATGAGCCAGCGGGTGAGATTCCTTTCCGCCGCCGGCAGCGCCGGGAACTCCGTGAAGAGCAGGAAGGCCAGCCGGTTCCCGGCCAGTACATCGCTGCGGCGCCCCAGCACCATGGCCCCCACGCCGCCCACAGCTTCCAGCAGATGGCGCAGCGCAGGGCGGACGGCCTGCGCCGGTTGCCCGCCCGCCCGCGGTGCCGCGGCGCAGTTCTCCAGCAGGTCCATCATGTGCGCGTGCTCGCTGCTGCTGAGCCGGAGTGCCCGGGACACGGCGTCCAGTACCGTGCGTGAAGGGTGGATGTTCCGGCCTTGCTCCAGGCGGACGTAGTAGTCCGTGCTGACTCCCGCCAGCCGGGCCACCTCCTCGCGCCGCAGTCCCGGCACCCTCCGGGCACCGGATGCGGTCCCCGCACCGATGTCCTCCGGGCTCAGCCGGGACCGCATGGCTTTGAGGAATTTTCCGAACTCGGCGCTTTGACCCATGCAGACCATTGTGACCCGCGCAGTCCACCAGGTTCTACCGCCGGCCACCCGCTTTCCACAACGAAGGTAGGACTGGCAGTCCTAGGAAAAACAAGATCAGCCTTGCTTACTGACATGGCGGCTAAAAGTGCATAGGCTCAATAGCGAGCCAGGCGGAAACCGCTTTCTCATGGTCGAGTCCACGGCACCCACCCAGAATCTTTCAAGGAGCCCCTATGTCAGAGCTGACACTGAACAACGGCATCACCGTCCCCCAACTTGGTTTCGGTGTTTTCCAGGTGCCGCCGGAAGACACCCAGCGGGCCGTCGAGGACGCCCTCGAAGCGGGGTACCGCCACATCGATACAGCCGCCGCCTACCGCAACGAAGCAGGCGTAGGGGCTGCCATCGCGGCCGCCGGTATCCCGCGCGATGACATCTTCATCACCACCAAACTTCGGAACGGCGAACAGGACCGGGCGCAGGCGGCATTCCAGAACAGCCGCAAAGCCCTCGGCCTGGATTACGTGGACCTGTACCTTATCCACTGGCCGGTCCCGTCCCAAGGGCTGTATGTTCAGGCCTGGAAGGAAATGGAGCGGTTGTACGAAAACAACGAGATCCGTGCCATTGGGGTATCCAACTTCCTCGCCGAACACCTGGACAAGCTGCTGGAGTCCGCAGAGATCACTCCGGCCGTCAACCAGATCGAACTCCACCCCAGCTACCAGCAGGCGGAATTGGCGGACAAGTGCAGGAACCTGGGCATCGCCGTCGAGGCTTACAGTCCCCTGGGCCGGGGCGCGGACCTGAACGGCAATGCCGTGACCAGCATCGCCAATGCCCACAACGCCACCACCGCCCAGGTGGTCCTCGCCTGGCACCTGGCCGCCGGGAACATTGTGATCCCGAAGTCCAGCCAGGCCTCCCGGATCCGGGAAAACTTCGCCGCCTCAGGCCTCACCCTTTCCAGCGAGGAGATCGCGGCGATCACCGCCCTGGAGTCCGGAGCACGCCTTGGCTCCGATCCCGCCGTCGCCTCCTTCACCCAGCTGTAGCAGCACTCAACCCAAAGGATCCAACCATGCAGTACACCCACCTTGGCCGCTCAGGCCTGAAGGTCTCCCGGCTCTGCCTGGGCACCATGAACTTTGGGCCGCAGACCGAGGAGGCCAATGCCCACAGCATCATGGACTCCGCGCACGGGAACGGCATCAACTTCTTCGATACCGCCAACGTGTACGGCGGCGCCGGGCACCGTGGCTGGACCGAAGAAATCATCGGCCGCTGGTTCGCCAAGGGCGGCGAGCGCCGCGAGCACACCGTCCTGGCTACCAAGCTTTACGGAACCATGACGGACCGGCCCAACGAATCAAAGCTGTCCGCGCTGAACATCCGCCGCGCCCTGGATGCGAGCCTGAAGCGCCTGCAGACGGACTACATCGACATCTACCAGTTCCACCACATCGACCGGGACACACCCTGGGACGAGATCTGGCAGGCCATCGAGGTCGCCGTGCAACAGGGGAAGATCCTGTACTCCGGGAGCAGCAACTTCGCGGGGTGGCACATCGCCCAGGCCCAGGAAGCTGCCCGGCGGCGGAACTACACCGGACTTGTCAGCGAGCAATCCATCTACAACCTGTTCATGCGGCAGGTTGAGCTCGAGGTCATCCCGGCCGCCCAGCAGTACGGACTGGGACTCATCCCCTGGTCCCCACTCCAGGGCGGACTGCTGGGCGGCGTCCTGAAGAAGGAGCAGCAGGGCGTCCGGCGGAGCGAGGGGCGCGCCGCCGAAACGCTCAAGAAGCACCGGGACCAGATCCAGCAGTACGAGGATTTTGCCGACGAGCTGGGCCAGGAACCCGGCGACATCGCCCTCGCCTGGCTGCTGCACCAGCCCGCCGTCACCGCACCCATTGTGGGGCCGCGGACCCAGGAACAGCTCGACACCGCAATCCGGGCCCTGGACGTCACTCTCGACGCCGATGCCCTCAAGCGGCTCGATGACATCTTCCCCGGGCACAAGACGGCGCCGGAAGACTACGCGTGGTGAACCCACTCGTTCACGAGGCCTATACTGTGGCGCCGAAAAGCATCCTTTTCATTGGCGGCACCGGGGTCATCAGCGCGGCGGCGGCACAACGCGCCGCCGCGCTGGGCCACCGGCTGACAATCCTCAACCGGGGCCAGTCCACCAGGCCGGTCCCGGAAGGGGTGGAGACCCTGTCCGCGGACGTCCGCGACGCTTCAGCGGTCCGGGAGTCCTTGGCGGGCCGGGAGTTCGACGCCGTTGCGGACTTCATCACTTACACCCCTGAGCAAGCCAAGGCCAGCCTGGACCTGTTCGCCGGCCGCACCAGACAGTACGTTTTCATCAGTTCCGCATCCGCCTACCAGAAGCCGCCAACCCGGTTGCCGATCAGGGAGTCCACGCCGCTCAAGAATCCGTTCTGGCAGTATTCGCGGGACAAGATCGCCTGCGAGGAGCT harbors:
- a CDS encoding pectinesterase family protein — protein: MSVRRRSLLAAGLAGGAVVASGLLGPAARAGGPVGLDAAVGSNGFAEAGLPVGQALGGNAWAGAPTGYAGVAAHGREGATGGTGGALVHAFTPDQLRTYAKSPDPLVVILHGELAFPHYEKLTVTSNKSFLGAGVGTAVVNAGFKLVYVSNVVFRNFTVRDSYIPGDFEGKRPDNDRDGIQMDTSTHVWVDHMHFTRLGDGLVDIRKDCDNVTLSWNVFSDHNKALGEGWTSNVVTRLTLHHNWIRNTHQRNASLDNTAASHVYNNYLEDISSYGMLGRNAALLVVEGNYFRDVRNPLHHQGTGGELVARDNIFEACTGNTGQERGPAFDPSAAYSYELAPTPAVPSLVRSFGGPLGGTAPAAARVITVALDGSGDYASIRAAVGAIPSNNAGPVTVLVQPGTYREPAVIWGDRRNVTLAGATGNAADVVLTNSEGVTLLVAADQTTVKDLTVTSDTPQGGNVLRTTGSNVSYSNVTVLNGTSG
- a CDS encoding dodecin; its protein translation is MSNHTYSISEIVGTSDQGVDDAVRNGIAKASQTLRNLDWFEVKEIRGHLEDGKIADWQVTIKLGFRLEEQ
- a CDS encoding helix-turn-helix domain-containing protein, whose product is MGQSAEFGKFLKAMRSRLSPEDIGAGTASGARRVPGLRREEVARLAGVSTDYYVRLEQGRNIHPSRTVLDAVSRALRLSSSEHAHMMDLLENCAAAPRAGGQPAQAVRPALRHLLEAVGGVGAMVLGRRSDVLAGNRLAFLLFTEFPALPAAERNLTRWLILDPAARDLFRDWKAVAAEAAGALRLDVGRHPNDPQANQLVGELAVNSEHFRQWWAGHRVASRSAGTVRLHHPAVGDLELNFESLVLPDDPDQTLRIYSARPGSPSSDALALLGSLGADADAGNGQPQFPTAEAPAAVVETGE
- a CDS encoding aldo/keto reductase, whose protein sequence is MSELTLNNGITVPQLGFGVFQVPPEDTQRAVEDALEAGYRHIDTAAAYRNEAGVGAAIAAAGIPRDDIFITTKLRNGEQDRAQAAFQNSRKALGLDYVDLYLIHWPVPSQGLYVQAWKEMERLYENNEIRAIGVSNFLAEHLDKLLESAEITPAVNQIELHPSYQQAELADKCRNLGIAVEAYSPLGRGADLNGNAVTSIANAHNATTAQVVLAWHLAAGNIVIPKSSQASRIRENFAASGLTLSSEEIAAITALESGARLGSDPAVASFTQL
- a CDS encoding aldo/keto reductase; amino-acid sequence: MQYTHLGRSGLKVSRLCLGTMNFGPQTEEANAHSIMDSAHGNGINFFDTANVYGGAGHRGWTEEIIGRWFAKGGERREHTVLATKLYGTMTDRPNESKLSALNIRRALDASLKRLQTDYIDIYQFHHIDRDTPWDEIWQAIEVAVQQGKILYSGSSNFAGWHIAQAQEAARRRNYTGLVSEQSIYNLFMRQVELEVIPAAQQYGLGLIPWSPLQGGLLGGVLKKEQQGVRRSEGRAAETLKKHRDQIQQYEDFADELGQEPGDIALAWLLHQPAVTAPIVGPRTQEQLDTAIRALDVTLDADALKRLDDIFPGHKTAPEDYAW